From the Bacteroidota bacterium genome, the window ACGTATCGCCCGGCAATCCTTTGGCCATTTTAATTATTGGAATTTTAGAGCCGGCATAATCATAGCACACCACATCATCGCGGCCAACGGAATTACATTTATAAAAACTTTCGTACAGGTACACCATTGAACCCTGACTCACCACCCCTTCCATGGAAGTACCGGTAACTTGTTTTTGCAGGATGGCCGTAATACACGATGAATCTACCTGCGCATTCAAATTTTGATGCGCTATAAAAAGCATCGAAAATATTATAGTGATACTGATTTTTCCGACTCTCATAAAATTATCTTACACAGCGCACATAGTGAGAATTGGAGCCGCTTTCTCTGGCGGATGACCCATCAAAAATATTCACAATTTGGATATAATAGCCGCCACCTCCGTCAGGGTCATTTACCCATAAATAAGTATTAGATGTCGGATTGAGAATAGCGCTGTTAGTCGAAGATATAACATACCAAAATTGTTGAAAAGTAGGCAGATACCAGTCCGTATAACCACCTTCGGCAAGAGTGCGGCAATAATCGCAGGCACCTCTAAAATTCATGGCTGCAGGCGACTGGTCGCTAATCATAGTAGGCATTGCCGGACCTCCCGAACCGCCAACAAGGGCGACTTGGGCATCAACATAAGCTTTATTGGCGGCATCAAGATTATCAGTACAGGTAGCAAGATTTACAATTTTGAGTAAGGACATATCAAGCGCACTGTTGGCAGAATTCGGCATAAGCTGCGACCATTTGGGCGAAGTCTGCGAACCTGAATTATAATAATAACCGGGTACCAGACCATTTCCGGTAGTCGTATTGTATACCAATAATGAAACCTGCGGTTGTGGAATTGTGACCGCATCAACTGTATCAATCAGCGCAACACGCGGCACGAGCATCCCTTTGTTGGACGATGAAACATCTAAAACAGCAGAATTATCGGCAGGCGCGCCTGTAAGGTTCACCGCAGCCCCCTGCGGAAATACCCTCGTAGCTAAGCATAAACAAACCAAAGCTAATGAAATGCGTAGAAATATTTTCAGTAATTTTTTCATTTCAAACCAGATTAATAAAACAATTGGCAAAGTTGCAACCGAAATCTTCGATTTGACAAAAATAGGTGATTAAATGTTAAAATCCTACCTGAAATTATCCACCTTACGAACTTAAAATCCATGTATATATGGACGGTAAAAGTTCTGAAATCCAAGTTTGACGCCAATTGTCTGATTGTTAAAAAAACGGGAACAACTTTCCGTCGATTTTCACCTGTTCGCAATTTTAGATATCTAATTTAGCAATAACCATTTCCTAAATATTCTTCTATGAAAAAACTATTCCTGATATTTCCGGTAATGATATTGATTTTCGGCACGGGCATAGTTCATGCTCAGTATTGCCAGCCAGTGTATTCAACAGGGTGTGGGTATGGTGATGGCTTGATTTCTTTCAGGCTGAACACGATTCACCAATCTCTTGAATGCTCATGG encodes:
- a CDS encoding DUF1566 domain-containing protein, which encodes MKKLLKIFLRISLALVCLCLATRVFPQGAAVNLTGAPADNSAVLDVSSSNKGMLVPRVALIDTVDAVTIPQPQVSLLVYNTTTGNGLVPGYYYNSGSQTSPKWSQLMPNSANSALDMSLLKIVNLATCTDNLDAANKAYVDAQVALVGGSGGPAMPTMISDQSPAAMNFRGACDYCRTLAEGGYTDWYLPTFQQFWYVISSTNSAILNPTSNTYLWVNDPDGGGGYYIQIVNIFDGSSARESGSNSHYVRCVR
- the lepB gene encoding signal peptidase I: MRVGKISITIIFSMLFIAHQNLNAQVDSSCITAILQKQVTGTSMEGVVSQGSMVYLYESFYKCNSVGRDDVVCYDYAGSKIPIIKMAKGLPGDTFSFPMLDASLHCIMINGDTLKEAGGNPYSLNASRYKLLALYENEFNGIIPKDTYLLLGSHSGTTDSGRFGFIGRGDLLGKIVYPKIKK